The following nucleotide sequence is from Paenibacillus odorifer.
ACACATGTAGAGTTCCCTGTACGAATCAGGTTTTCCCCGAAAGAGCCTGAGAAAGTTCAAAAAATTAAAAATGCGGCTGAATTTGTATCGGATTTGCTGCTGAGTTCATTTTAGGGAGGGGAGCATAGGATGACAAAACATTACGTTATTGTTGGCGGCGGAGTAGCCGCCGTCCATGCCGCCAAAGCCATCCGTGATCAAGACGCAGATTCGGAAATTTCGATCCTCGGGGAGGAAAGCCAACTGCCCTATAACCGGATTAAGCTGACTAAAGGGCTGTTTACCGACCTGCACAGTGAGAAGGTGCTGATTAAAAAGGAAAAGTGGTACCGCGATAACCGTATATCCGTAAAAACCTCGACCCGAATCCGTTCTGTCCACCCGGACCGGCAAATTGTTGTGACAGAAGATGGGCAGAGTGTTTCTTATCATAAGCTTTTACTGTGTATGGGAGCGAAGAATCGTGAACTTTCCCTTGAGGGCTCCGGCCTGAACAATGTCCATACCCTCCGGGACATGAACGACGCGGACAGATTGAAAGAAAACCTGCAGGATGGCAGCCATGTAGCCGTAATCGGTGGTGGAGTGCAGGGAATCGAAACCGCTTGGGCGCTGCATGTAGCTGGATATCAGGTAACGGTGAGCGAAGCTTTTCACCGGTTGATGGGCAGACAGCTTGATGAGAAATCCTCACAGCTACTTAAGGAGAACCTTGAACAAGCAGGTGTGAAGGTTATTCTTCAAGCAGATGTGGCGTCTATTACAGGAACAGAGTTTGTTACCGGAATTACGCTGGACGACCAATCTCATTTTTCCTGTGACCATGTGGTCTACTCCATTGGTATTGTACCGAATACGGAACTGGTAAGTGGCTCGAGTATTCAAGTCCGGCAGGGCATTATCGTAAATGAACAAATGCAAACAAATGATCCACATGTGTACGCAGCCGGAGATGTGGCTGAAGTTAACGGGCATGTGGAAGGACTGTGGGGCGGAGCGATTGAGCAGGGCCGGATTGCCGGCAGTAATATGGTTGCCAATCTGACTGCGTATCGTAGAGCTGTTCCGGTTACCTTATTTAACGCCTTTGGCATCTCTTTATTTTCGATAGGCAACGTGGATGAACGGTATTGCGATACGGTGGTAAGCGGAGAAGAAAATGGGGCGTATACGCGAATCTATGTGAAAGATAACACAATGATTGGTGCGATATCCTGGCAAGGAGCAGCTGCTTCACTGGGGTATAAAACCGCTGTAGAGCAAGGCATCCCCCTTGAGGGGATCGTTGTTAACGGGAGCAGCATCGAGGAGATTATGGCTGAAGTACAAACCAGGTTGAACTAAACTATTAACTTTTTAGGAGATGATAAAGATGAAAAAATACATTTGTCTACCCTGTGGTTATATCTATGATCCGGCATTAGGCGATCCCGATGAGGATGTTGTTGCAGGCACCGCATTTGAAGACTTGCCTGAAGATTGGGTCTGTCCGGTATGCGGTGAAGATACCAGTCATTTTGCAGCGGTTGAAGACAAAAAAACTTTTGTATCCTAAAGGAAAGTAAAAGTTGTACAAAAAAAATGAACAACAGGGGGGACAGTTATGAAGGAGTATTCTTGCCAATACGCTGCTGAACCTTGTACCCGCAAGGTGCCTATTTTTGCTGCGTTAAGCGATGACGATCTCTCCCGGATCAGTGCTATGATCAAGCATCGTAAGTTTACTAAAGGTCAACCTTTAATTCTGGAAGGGGCGCCGTCAGATACGTTGTACATTATTCAGCGAGGGCATGTTAAATTATCTAAAACAACTCCTGAGGGCAAGGAACAAATTTTGCACATCTTGACGAATGGAGACTTTTTCGGGGAACTGAGCATTTTTAACAGCGA
It contains:
- a CDS encoding NAD(P)/FAD-dependent oxidoreductase, with the protein product MTKHYVIVGGGVAAVHAAKAIRDQDADSEISILGEESQLPYNRIKLTKGLFTDLHSEKVLIKKEKWYRDNRISVKTSTRIRSVHPDRQIVVTEDGQSVSYHKLLLCMGAKNRELSLEGSGLNNVHTLRDMNDADRLKENLQDGSHVAVIGGGVQGIETAWALHVAGYQVTVSEAFHRLMGRQLDEKSSQLLKENLEQAGVKVILQADVASITGTEFVTGITLDDQSHFSCDHVVYSIGIVPNTELVSGSSIQVRQGIIVNEQMQTNDPHVYAAGDVAEVNGHVEGLWGGAIEQGRIAGSNMVANLTAYRRAVPVTLFNAFGISLFSIGNVDERYCDTVVSGEENGAYTRIYVKDNTMIGAISWQGAAASLGYKTAVEQGIPLEGIVVNGSSIEEIMAEVQTRLN
- the rd gene encoding rubredoxin is translated as MKKYICLPCGYIYDPALGDPDEDVVAGTAFEDLPEDWVCPVCGEDTSHFAAVEDKKTFVS